A genomic segment from Nicotiana sylvestris chromosome 1, ASM39365v2, whole genome shotgun sequence encodes:
- the LOC104233933 gene encoding uncharacterized protein yields MIYQKNRYHLCCVDKFATAHTGAKKAEARVNDIFIVKQTVGEGLRDFLARFNRVRMSLPNMSEGMAVVAYQNGLNRSGSKATKKLLSRLMKYPPATWEEIHNAYRAEVRADEDDLNGPLQRLTSVQTETKRDRRRDGQRDQPPCFNHERHQPYIRTSNPPPTRHADAVPRHTTPLRSERGMPPLLSAHNFCVSTSEIMYALEKLGTKVQWPQKMKSDPSTRRSNVLCEFYQERGHKTEDCIGLRQEVVRILNQGYLEELLSDKGRANFARGRDPSQGPPKPPSSSSTCTIQMIIGGGDDTVINHVKFTTTHKLKWTVAHERYDDLEDSIIFDKSDTDDLSFPHYDALVITLCITDTDVKRIIVDDGKGVCIVHLRVLV; encoded by the coding sequence ATGATCTATCAAAAGAACAGGTACCATCTGTGCTGTGTAGATAAATTCGCCACCGCTCATACAGGAGCGAAGAAGGCTGAAGCTAGGGTCAACGATATCTTCATCGTCAAGCAAACGGTGGGCGAGGGACTTCGGGATTTCTTGGCCCGATTCAACAGAGTAAGGATGAGCCTACCGAACATGTCGGAAGGGATGGCAGTCGTAGCCTATCAGAATGGGTTAAACAGGAGCGGGTCAAAGGCAACAAAAAAACTGCtcagtagactcatgaagtaccctcCTGCCACATGGGAAGAGATTCACAATGCCTACCGCGCCGAAGTGAGAGCGGATGAGGACGACCTTAACGGCCCACTTCAACGATTAACATCAGTCCAGACCGAGACAAAGAGAGATCGACGTAGAGATGGGCAACGAGATCAACCACCATGTTTCAATCACGAAAGGCATCAGCCCTATATCCGAACATCCAACCCGCCCCCTACACGACACGCAGACGCTGTGCCACGACACACTACACCCCTCCGGagcgaaagaggtatgcctccactactatctgctcataatttttgtgtttccACTTCAGAAATAATGTACGCACTGGAGAAGCTGGGCACCAAGGTGCAGTGGCCACAAAAGATGAAATCAGATCCAAGCACCAGGAGGTCGAACGTCCTCTGTGAGTTCTACCAAGAAAGAGGACACAAGACCGAAGATTGCATAGGTCTACGGCAAGAAGTAGTTAGAATATTGAACCAAGGGTACCTAGAAGAACTGTTAAGCGATAAAGGAAGGGCCAACTTCGCTCGAGGACGCGACCCatctcaaggacctccaaagcCACCATCGTCATCGTCAACAtgtaccatacaaatgatcattggcggTGGCGATGATacggtaatcaaccatgtgaagttcacTACCACGCACAAACTCAAATGGACAGTCGCCCACGAACgttatgatgacctcgaagacagtatcatcttcgataagtcagataccgacGATTTATCTTttcctcactatgatgctttggttataactttatgCATCACTGACACCGATGTGAAAAGAATCATTGTGGATGATGGAAAAGGCGTGTGTATTGTTCACCTGCGAGTTCTCGTGTAA
- the LOC104233921 gene encoding hydroquinone glucosyltransferase-like, producing MAETAIVTKSENPHIVILPSPGMGHLIPLVEFSKRLISQHQFSVTLILPTDGPISNSQKSFLNSLPSCMDYHLLPPVNFDDLPLDVKIETRISLTVTRSLSSLREVFKTLVDSKKVVAFVVDLFGTDAFDVAIDFNVSPYIFFPSTAMALSLFLYLPKLDATVSCEYRDLPDPIQIPGCIPIHGKDLLDPVQDRKNEAYRWLLHHSKRYRMAEGVVANSFKELEGGPIKALQEEEPGKPPVYPVGPLIQMDSGSKVDGSGCLTWLDEQPRGSVLYVSYGSGGTLSHEQLIEVASGLEMSEQRFLWVIRCPNDTVANATYFNVQDSTNPLDFLPKGFLERTKGLGLVVPNWAPQAQILSHGSTGGFLTHCGWNSTLESVVHGVPLIAWPLYAEQKMNAVMLTEDIKVALRPKANENGLVGRLEIAKVVKGLMEGEEGKGVRTRMRDLKDAAAKVLSQDGSSTKALAELATKLKNKVLIN from the coding sequence ATGGCGGAAACTGCTATAGtaacaaaatcagaaaatcccCATATCGTAATTTTACCAAGTCCTGGTATGGGTCACTTAATCCCTCTTGTTGAATTTTCTAAGAGACTAATCTCTCAACACCAATTTTCTGTCACTCTTATTCTCCCTACTGATGGACCTATCTCTAATTCTCAGAAAAGTTTCCTTAATTCTCTTCCCTCTTGCATGGATTATCACCTTCTTCCTCCTGTTAATTTCGACGATTTGCCTCTTGATGTTAAAATTGAAACTAGAATCTCCCTTACTGTTACGCGTTCTCTTTCTTCATTGCGTGAAGTTTTTAAAACACTTGTTGATTCCAAGAAAGTAGTTGCTTTTGTGGTTGATCTTTTTGGTACTGATGCATTTGATGTTGCCATTGATTTCAACGTTTCCCCTTATATTTTTTTCCCTTCTACTGCCATGGCTTTGTCTCTGTTTCTTTACTTGCCTAAGCTTGATGCAACCGTGTCATGTGAGTACAGAGACTTACCTGACCCGATTCAGATTCCGGGTTGTATTCCTATTCATGGCAAGGATCTTCTTGACCCGGTTCAGGACCGGAAGAATGAAGCTTACAGATGGCTTCTTCATCATTCTAAGAGGTATAGAATGGCTGAGGGAGTAGTAGCAAACAGTTTCAAGGAATTGGAAGGAGGGCCAATTAAAGCTCTGCAGGAAGAAGAACCCGGCAAGCCACCCGTTTACCCGGTTGGACCACTAATTCAGATGGATTCGGGTAGTAAGGTTGACGGGTCGGGCTGTCTGACGTGGCTGGATGAACAGCCACGTGGCTCTGTTTTGTATGTCTCGTACGGGAGTGGTGGGACCCTCTCTCATGAGCAGCTCATTGAAGTTGCCTCAGGATTGGAAATGAGTGAACAAAGGTTCTTGTGGGTAATTAGATGTCCCAATGACACTGTAGCCAATGCCACTTATTTTAATGTCCAAGATTCAACTAACCCTCTTGATTTTCTCCCAAAAGGGTTCTTGGAAAGGACCAAAGGGTTAGGTTTAGTGGTGCCTAATTGGGCCCCACAAGCTCAAATTCTTAGCCATGGTTCGACGGGCGGGTTCTTGACTCATTGCGGATGGAACTCGACTCTGGAAAGTGTGGTCCACGGAGTACCACTCATAGCTTGGCCACTTTATGCTGAACAAAAGATGAATGCGGTTATGTTAACTGAGGATATTAAAGTGGCACTGAGGCCAAAAGCCAATGAAAATGGACTAGTGGGAAGATTGGAAATTGCTAAAGTAGTGAAAGGATTAATGGAAGGTGAAGAAGGAAAAGGAGTGCGCACTAGAATGAGAGACCTTAAAGATGCAGCAGCTAAAGTTCTGAGTCAAGATGGTTCTTCTACAAAAGCACTAGCTGAATTGGCTACTAAATTGAAGAATAAGGTGTTAATCAATTGA